Proteins from a genomic interval of Brachybacterium vulturis:
- a CDS encoding NAD-dependent malic enzyme — MSPMPSVSYSITIRLEFAARSATVSDITARIESHGATVTALDVSASGPERMRADITVLTAGHDHAMEVVDDIRELEGVELGKVSDRTFLAHLGGKLTVESKLPIRHRDDLSMIYTPGVARVVKAIAENPEDARRLTIKRNTVAVVTDGSAILGLGDLGPLAAMPVMEGKAALFKRFANIDAFPICLDAHSVEDIVAHVKAIAPVFAGINLEDISAPRCFEIEDRLRAELDIPVFHDDQHGTAIVVVAALRNALRVVEKDIESARIVLSGAGAAGTAILRLLRAAGARDVVVTDVDGIVHEHREQLEGRLPWIAEVTNPRELTGTLADAVAGADVFIGVSAGNILTAEDVATMADRSIVFAMANPTPEIDPAEAVKHAEVVATGRSDFANQINNVLAFPGVFRGLLDAHATRVSDRMLLAAAKALADVVAADELNPTYIVPSVFHEGVTKAVASAVEKVAREEAGTVDTITGAMPAVYADEITLDG, encoded by the coding sequence ATGTCACCGATGCCCTCCGTGAGTTACTCCATCACGATCCGACTCGAGTTCGCCGCCCGCTCCGCCACGGTCAGCGACATCACCGCCCGCATCGAGAGCCACGGGGCCACGGTCACCGCGCTCGATGTCTCCGCCTCCGGACCGGAGCGCATGCGTGCGGACATCACGGTCCTCACCGCGGGCCACGATCACGCGATGGAGGTCGTCGACGACATCCGCGAGCTCGAAGGCGTCGAGCTCGGCAAGGTCTCGGACCGCACCTTCCTCGCGCACCTCGGCGGAAAGCTCACCGTCGAGTCGAAGCTCCCGATCCGCCACCGCGACGATCTCTCGATGATCTACACGCCCGGCGTGGCCCGGGTGGTGAAGGCGATCGCCGAGAACCCCGAGGACGCCCGGCGCCTGACCATCAAGCGCAATACGGTCGCGGTGGTCACGGACGGCTCCGCGATCCTGGGTCTGGGCGACCTCGGACCGCTCGCCGCGATGCCGGTGATGGAGGGCAAGGCCGCGCTGTTCAAGCGCTTCGCGAACATCGACGCCTTCCCGATCTGCCTGGACGCGCACTCGGTCGAGGACATCGTCGCGCACGTCAAGGCGATCGCCCCGGTCTTCGCGGGCATCAATCTCGAGGACATCTCCGCGCCGCGCTGCTTCGAGATCGAGGACCGGCTGCGCGCCGAGCTCGACATCCCGGTCTTCCATGACGACCAGCACGGCACCGCGATCGTGGTCGTCGCCGCGCTGCGCAATGCTCTGCGCGTGGTCGAGAAGGACATCGAGTCCGCCCGCATCGTGCTCTCCGGCGCAGGCGCCGCCGGCACCGCGATCCTGCGCCTGCTGCGCGCCGCCGGCGCCCGCGACGTGGTCGTCACCGACGTGGACGGGATCGTCCATGAGCATCGCGAGCAGCTCGAGGGGCGCCTGCCCTGGATCGCGGAGGTCACCAATCCCCGCGAGCTCACCGGCACCCTGGCCGATGCCGTCGCCGGAGCCGACGTGTTCATCGGGGTCAGCGCCGGGAACATCCTCACCGCCGAGGACGTCGCCACCATGGCGGACCGCTCCATCGTGTTCGCCATGGCCAACCCCACCCCGGAGATCGATCCCGCCGAGGCGGTCAAGCACGCCGAGGTCGTCGCCACCGGGCGCAGCGACTTCGCCAACCAGATCAACAACGTGCTCGCCTTCCCCGGCGTGTTCCGCGGACTGCTGGACGCCCACGCCACCCGGGTCAGCGACCGGATGCTGCTGGCAGCGGCGAAGGCGCTCGCCGACGTGGTCGCCGCGGACGAGCTCAACCCCACCTACATCGTCCCCAGCGTGTTCCACGAGGGCGTGACCAAGGCCGTCGCGAGCGCGGTCGAGAAGGTTGCCCGGGAGGAGGCCGGGACGGTCGACACCATCACCGGTGCCATGCCCGCCGTCTACGCCGACGAGATCACCCTGGACGGCTGA
- a CDS encoding VanZ family protein — protein sequence MDAVVDFLRRLPDEIGRMGGSLAGRAGLLAVALLLNIGFYLPSLPASMPGTGVPHLDKAVHLLVFALTVFTAGRLLAPRKRFPMGWIVVVALVHALLIELVQLVALPQRSGDGVDILFDVVGIALGIGLWSGERLWRASSVRVPESEADPESVAEGRR from the coding sequence ATGGACGCTGTCGTCGACTTCCTTCGCCGCCTGCCTGACGAGATCGGCCGGATGGGCGGCTCGCTCGCAGGGCGGGCTGGCCTGCTGGCCGTCGCGCTGCTGCTGAACATCGGCTTCTACCTGCCCTCGCTGCCGGCGAGCATGCCGGGCACGGGCGTGCCCCACCTCGACAAGGCCGTGCATCTGCTGGTGTTCGCCCTGACCGTGTTCACCGCCGGCCGGCTGCTGGCGCCGCGGAAACGGTTCCCGATGGGCTGGATCGTCGTCGTCGCGCTCGTGCATGCGCTGCTGATCGAGCTGGTGCAGCTGGTGGCCCTCCCCCAGCGCAGCGGCGACGGGGTGGACATCCTGTTCGATGTGGTCGGCATCGCGCTCGGGATCGGGTTGTGGAGCGGGGAGCGACTGTGGCGGGCCTCGTCCGTTCGTGTTCCGGAATCCGAGGCCGACCCGGAATCGGTCGCAGAGGGTCGCCGCTGA